In a genomic window of Vicingaceae bacterium:
- the carA gene encoding carbamoyl-phosphate synthase small chain, which yields MIKRNRQKAILLLEDGTCFHGYAAGAIGTTFGEICFNTGMTGYQEIFTDPSYFGQILVMSVAHIGNYGVVDEDTESDSIKIAGLVCKKFADHFSRPRSKKSLQEYFIENGLVAISDVDTRAIVRHIRQKGAMNAAISSEELNPDKLMIELKKVPSMTGLELSSKVTANVAYEVDPDGPEKYRVALLDLGVKRNIIRMLTSRGARVKVFPMHTPLDEMMSWGPDGFMISNGPGDPAAMKDTIEKIKQIIDTGIPVFGICLGHQLIALAQGLKTVKMHHGHRGINHPVKNLLTGKCEITSQNHGFVVDNTDIEKLENIEITHIHLNDKSIAGLRLKNKPVFSVQYHPEASPGPHDSSYLFDLFCENMQKAKVSV from the coding sequence ATGATTAAACGCAATAGACAAAAAGCGATTTTATTATTGGAGGATGGTACATGTTTTCATGGTTATGCTGCCGGCGCCATTGGAACCACATTTGGAGAAATTTGCTTCAATACGGGTATGACCGGTTATCAAGAAATTTTCACAGACCCTTCATACTTTGGCCAAATTTTGGTGATGTCGGTGGCTCATATTGGAAATTATGGTGTGGTAGATGAAGATACCGAATCGGATAGTATAAAAATTGCAGGCTTGGTATGTAAAAAATTTGCCGACCATTTTTCCCGTCCAAGATCAAAAAAATCATTGCAGGAATATTTTATAGAAAATGGATTAGTTGCCATATCCGATGTGGATACCAGAGCAATCGTCAGACACATCAGGCAAAAGGGGGCAATGAATGCGGCAATTTCTTCTGAAGAGTTAAATCCCGATAAGTTAATGATAGAATTGAAGAAAGTTCCTTCAATGACCGGGCTTGAATTATCTTCAAAGGTTACGGCAAATGTTGCTTACGAGGTTGATCCCGATGGCCCCGAAAAATACAGAGTAGCATTGCTGGATCTTGGTGTAAAAAGAAATATCATCAGGATGCTCACTTCGAGAGGTGCGCGGGTGAAAGTTTTTCCTATGCATACGCCTTTAGACGAAATGATGAGTTGGGGCCCTGATGGGTTTATGATTTCCAATGGACCCGGTGATCCTGCCGCAATGAAGGATACTATAGAAAAGATAAAACAAATCATAGATACCGGCATACCGGTTTTTGGCATTTGCCTGGGACATCAATTAATCGCTCTTGCACAAGGACTGAAAACGGTGAAAATGCATCATGGGCACAGAGGCATCAATCACCCGGTGAAGAATTTGTTGACCGGAAAATGTGAAATCACTTCCCAGAATCATGGATTTGTTGTGGACAATACCGATATTGAGAAATTAGAAAATATCGAAATAACCCATATCCATCTAAACGATAAATCAATAGCAGGCCTAAGATTGAAAAACAAACCGGTATTCAGTGTTCAATATCATCCCGAAGCTTCACCGGGCCCGCACGATTCGTCATATTTATTTGATTTGTTTTGTGAAAATATGCAAAAAGCAAAAGTTTCAGTTTAA
- the eno gene encoding enolase — protein MSYISHIHARQILDSRGNPTIEVEVYAENGIIGRAAVPSGASTGIHEAVELRDGDPGMYHGKGVLKAVQNVNQVIAEELKGQYLFNQRNIDQILIELDGTENKSNLGANAILGVSLAVAKCAADSIGLPLYQYVGGVNAHILPIPMMNILNGGAHADNAIDFQEFMIMPVKASSFSEGLRMGTEIFHTLKKVLKEKGYATNVGDEGGFAPNIRSNEEAIELVLMAIEKSGYKPGEQVFIALDAASSELWDEEKKCYVFKKSDKSILTSDQMVEFWEKWVAKYPIVSIEDGLAEDDWNGWKLLTDKLGNKVQLVGDDLFVTNTKRLQKGIREGIANSILVKVNQIGTLTETIEAVELAHQNGYTAVMSHRSGETEDTTIADLSVALNTGQIKTGSASRSDRVAKYNQLLRIEEYLGKTGSYGNLNFLKKF, from the coding sequence ATGAGTTATATTTCACATATTCATGCCAGGCAGATTTTGGATTCAAGAGGCAATCCAACGATTGAAGTTGAAGTATATGCCGAAAATGGAATTATCGGAAGAGCTGCAGTGCCATCCGGCGCTTCAACAGGAATTCATGAAGCTGTCGAATTGAGGGATGGCGATCCGGGAATGTATCATGGTAAAGGTGTTTTAAAAGCAGTTCAAAATGTCAATCAAGTCATTGCAGAAGAATTAAAAGGACAATATTTATTCAACCAACGCAACATAGATCAGATATTGATCGAACTTGACGGAACAGAAAACAAATCCAATCTCGGAGCAAATGCCATTTTAGGGGTTTCTTTGGCTGTTGCCAAGTGTGCTGCTGATTCTATTGGTTTGCCTCTGTATCAATATGTCGGAGGAGTAAATGCTCATATTTTGCCTATTCCTATGATGAATATATTGAATGGAGGAGCTCACGCCGATAACGCCATAGATTTTCAGGAATTTATGATTATGCCGGTAAAAGCCTCTTCTTTTTCTGAAGGATTGCGAATGGGCACAGAGATATTCCATACGTTAAAAAAAGTTTTAAAAGAAAAAGGTTATGCTACGAATGTTGGCGATGAGGGTGGTTTTGCGCCAAATATAAGAAGTAATGAAGAGGCAATAGAGTTGGTATTGATGGCCATTGAGAAATCGGGATATAAGCCCGGAGAACAAGTTTTTATTGCTTTGGATGCGGCGTCTTCGGAATTATGGGATGAGGAGAAAAAATGTTATGTTTTTAAAAAATCAGATAAAAGTATCTTGACTTCAGATCAGATGGTTGAATTTTGGGAAAAATGGGTAGCCAAATATCCGATTGTGTCAATTGAAGACGGACTGGCTGAAGACGACTGGAATGGATGGAAATTGTTGACCGACAAATTGGGCAATAAGGTGCAGCTGGTGGGAGATGATTTGTTTGTAACCAATACCAAAAGATTACAAAAAGGTATCCGAGAGGGAATTGCCAATTCGATCCTTGTAAAAGTTAATCAAATAGGCACGTTGACCGAAACCATCGAAGCGGTTGAATTGGCTCATCAAAATGGTTATACTGCCGTCATGAGCCATCGATCAGGAGAAACCGAAGATACTACCATAGCAGACTTGTCGGTTGCGCTTAATACGGGACAGATTAAAACAGGTTCGGCATCCAGGAGCGACCGTGTGGCAAAATACAATCAATTGTTAAGAATAGAAGAGTATCTTGGCAAAACCGGTTCGTATGGAAATTTAAATTTCTTGAAAAAGTTTTAA